The proteins below come from a single Leifsonia sp. 1010 genomic window:
- a CDS encoding S9 family peptidase — translation MLTPPVTAKKPVERIHHGDVYVDDYEWLREKDDQAVIAHLHEENAYTNARTEHLALLREQIFDEIKARTRETDLSVPVREGDWWYYTRTVEGKQYGIHCRAPIASADDWVPPTLDESAQRSGLPGEQVLLDDNAEAEGHDFYALGSFDVSADGTRLLWAVDTEGDERYTLRVRSLVDDGVTFPDEIEGTAGGALFDQTGAYIFYTTVDESWRPDTVWRHRVGDAPAVPDTQVFHEPDERYWIGVGLTRSRRFLVIEAGSNITSEAWLLRSDDPTGEFRVVWPRKEGVEYDVEHAIVGGHDRLLIVHNDGAVNFELVSVSADDPQGPRRVLLAHDPAVRIEGVDAFRDFVSVEYRREGMTRVAVACVPDPNSDEPADDTPHELHFDEELFTVGVGGNPEWTQPFLRLGYGSFVTPSTVYDYDVRTRELALRKQQPVLGAFDASLFEQRREWATAPDGARVPISLVYRRDLVTPGEPAPLVLYGYGSYEASMDPSFSIPRLSLLDRGVVFAIAHVRGGGELGRLWYEDGKKLHKKNTFTDFVAAARHLVDRGWTDPSRMAAQGGSAGGLLMGAVANLAPRDFAGILAEVPFVDPLTSILDPSLPLTVIEWDEWGDPLHDPEVYDYMKSYSPLENVHATHYPRILAITSLNDTRVLYVEPAKWVAKLREVDADPLLKIEMAAGHGGVSGRYAAWRERAFALAWLLDVVGAHPSGE, via the coding sequence ATGCTCACCCCGCCGGTCACCGCCAAGAAGCCCGTCGAACGCATCCACCACGGCGACGTCTACGTCGACGATTACGAGTGGCTGCGCGAGAAGGACGATCAGGCGGTCATCGCGCACCTCCACGAGGAGAACGCGTACACCAACGCCCGCACCGAGCACCTCGCGCTGCTCCGCGAGCAGATCTTCGACGAGATCAAGGCGCGCACCCGCGAGACCGACCTGAGCGTGCCGGTCCGCGAGGGCGACTGGTGGTACTACACCCGCACGGTCGAGGGCAAGCAGTACGGCATCCACTGCCGGGCCCCCATCGCCTCCGCCGACGACTGGGTTCCCCCGACGCTCGATGAGTCGGCCCAGCGCAGCGGCCTTCCAGGCGAGCAGGTCCTGCTCGACGACAACGCCGAGGCGGAAGGGCACGATTTCTACGCGCTCGGCAGCTTCGACGTGAGCGCCGACGGCACGCGCCTGCTCTGGGCCGTCGATACCGAGGGCGACGAGCGCTACACGCTCCGCGTCCGCTCGCTCGTCGACGACGGCGTGACCTTCCCCGATGAGATCGAGGGGACCGCGGGCGGCGCCCTGTTCGACCAGACCGGCGCCTACATCTTCTACACGACGGTGGATGAGTCCTGGCGCCCCGACACCGTCTGGCGCCACCGGGTGGGCGACGCTCCTGCGGTCCCTGACACGCAGGTGTTCCACGAACCGGACGAGCGCTACTGGATCGGCGTCGGGCTGACCCGCAGCCGGCGCTTCCTGGTCATCGAGGCCGGCTCGAACATCACCAGCGAGGCGTGGCTGCTCCGCTCCGACGACCCCACCGGCGAGTTCCGCGTGGTCTGGCCGCGGAAGGAGGGCGTCGAGTACGACGTCGAGCACGCCATCGTCGGCGGCCACGACCGCCTCCTCATCGTCCACAACGACGGCGCCGTCAACTTCGAGCTCGTCAGCGTCTCGGCGGACGACCCGCAGGGGCCCCGCCGGGTGCTCCTCGCCCACGATCCGGCCGTGCGCATCGAGGGCGTGGATGCGTTCCGCGACTTCGTCAGCGTCGAGTACCGCCGCGAGGGGATGACGCGGGTCGCCGTGGCCTGCGTGCCCGATCCGAACAGCGACGAACCGGCGGACGACACCCCGCACGAGCTGCACTTCGACGAGGAGCTCTTCACCGTCGGGGTCGGCGGCAACCCCGAGTGGACGCAGCCGTTCCTGCGCCTCGGCTACGGCAGCTTCGTGACGCCCTCCACGGTGTACGACTACGACGTCCGCACCCGCGAGCTCGCCCTGCGCAAGCAGCAGCCGGTGCTCGGGGCGTTCGACGCCTCGCTGTTCGAGCAGCGCCGGGAGTGGGCGACGGCACCGGACGGCGCACGCGTCCCGATCTCGCTCGTGTACCGCCGCGACCTGGTCACGCCCGGCGAGCCGGCCCCGCTCGTGCTCTACGGCTACGGCTCGTACGAGGCGAGCATGGACCCGTCGTTCAGCATCCCGCGCCTCAGCCTGCTCGACCGCGGCGTCGTGTTCGCCATCGCCCATGTCCGCGGCGGCGGCGAACTCGGCCGGCTCTGGTACGAGGACGGCAAGAAGCTCCACAAGAAGAACACCTTCACCGACTTCGTGGCGGCCGCCCGCCACCTCGTCGACCGCGGATGGACGGATCCGTCGCGCATGGCCGCACAGGGCGGCAGCGCCGGCGGCCTGCTTATGGGCGCCGTGGCGAACCTGGCGCCCCGCGACTTCGCCGGGATCCTCGCCGAGGTGCCCTTCGTCGATCCGCTCACCAGCATCCTCGACCCGTCCCTGCCGCTCACCGTGATCGAGTGGGACGAGTGGGGCGACCCCCTGCACGATCCGGAGGTCTACGACTACATGAAGTCGTACTCGCCGCTCGAGAACGTGCACGCGACGCACTACCCGCGCATCCTCGCCATCACGAGCCTCAACGACACCCGCGTGCTCTACGTCGAGCCCGCGAAGTGGGTGGCGAAACTGCGCGAGGTGGATGCGGACCCGCTGCTCAAGATCGAGATGGCCGCCGGCCACGGCGGCGTCTCCGGGCGATACGCCGCCTGGCGCGAGCGGGCGTTCGCGCTGGCATGGCTCCTCGACGTCGTCGGGGCGCATCCATCGGGCGAGTGA
- a CDS encoding organic hydroperoxide resistance protein, which translates to MNVLYTAEALSTGAGRDGRVATSDGSFALDLAVPKEMGGSGAGTNPEQLFAAGYAACFHSALQAVARSQKVKLDGSSVGGRVEIGPNGNGGYQLAVLLEVVLPGIEAEQAQALADAAHQVCPYSNATRGNIDVTITVSED; encoded by the coding sequence ATGAACGTCCTCTACACCGCAGAAGCCCTGTCGACCGGCGCCGGCCGCGACGGCCGTGTCGCCACCAGCGACGGCTCGTTCGCCCTCGACCTCGCCGTCCCGAAGGAGATGGGCGGATCGGGAGCCGGCACCAACCCCGAGCAGCTGTTCGCCGCCGGATACGCGGCCTGCTTCCACTCGGCGCTGCAGGCGGTCGCCCGCAGCCAGAAGGTGAAGCTCGACGGCTCGTCGGTCGGAGGCCGCGTGGAGATCGGCCCGAACGGCAACGGCGGCTACCAGCTCGCCGTGCTGCTCGAGGTCGTCCTGCCCGGGATCGAGGCCGAGCAGGCCCAGGCGCTCGCAGACGCGGCGCACCAGGTTTGCCCGTACTCCAACGCCACCCGCGGCAACATCGACGTCACCATCACGGTTTCGGAGGACTGA
- a CDS encoding FUSC family protein encodes MGTRQIGAMLADGTTALVATAAAAAACATVWWLGSLLAGGATAGVTSAAVLATVVALSLGRRTFASRAEFARSAVVLPFIGLVAGGVGWLLVVAPPVGAALFVAGMSVPIWLRRFGPRLSRLGALVALPFTAMLIAPVSPVSGQPGWVTTLLVLLAGVIATVWVAVAREILRLLPGRRQEAAPADPSPSAVRGAAVGSGRARLPASTRMAIQLAVALTAAFLFGWLLFPEHAMWVVLTAFLVCSGNRGRGDVVHKSALRVVGALAGTIAAVALTAAAPHASGFGGIVIIFVALFAGTWLRAYSYAFWALTVTLVLTLLQQLTGTASLTGETGMLAERMLAIILGAALGIAASWFVLPVRSIDVLRRRLSELLTTVGAAIAAPSDDEEERTRAVAAVQASAARVEQLAPAHRARRLLRHPGRTNTSRPVLPIDCIDAAADLPDALDEHLSRRGPEDADRALTAVKRARATLASPPELARVRAALVALAAALRASPAP; translated from the coding sequence GTGGGCACGCGGCAGATCGGCGCCATGCTGGCGGACGGGACGACCGCGCTCGTCGCCACCGCCGCTGCCGCCGCCGCGTGCGCGACAGTGTGGTGGCTCGGGTCCCTGCTGGCGGGCGGCGCGACCGCGGGCGTGACGAGTGCCGCGGTGCTGGCGACGGTCGTGGCGCTCAGCCTCGGTCGGCGGACCTTCGCATCCCGGGCTGAGTTCGCACGCTCGGCCGTCGTGCTGCCGTTCATCGGACTCGTGGCGGGAGGCGTCGGATGGCTGCTCGTCGTCGCTCCTCCCGTGGGCGCGGCGCTCTTCGTCGCCGGGATGAGCGTGCCGATCTGGCTCCGGCGGTTCGGTCCCCGCCTCTCCCGGCTGGGAGCCCTCGTCGCCCTGCCGTTCACCGCGATGCTGATCGCGCCGGTGTCGCCCGTCTCCGGCCAGCCCGGATGGGTCACGACGCTGCTCGTCCTGCTCGCCGGGGTGATCGCAACCGTGTGGGTGGCCGTCGCCCGCGAGATCCTGCGCCTGCTGCCGGGGCGGCGGCAGGAGGCCGCACCGGCCGACCCTTCTCCGTCGGCAGTCCGCGGCGCTGCGGTCGGATCGGGCCGCGCGCGTCTGCCCGCGAGCACCCGGATGGCGATCCAGCTCGCCGTCGCGCTCACCGCCGCCTTTCTCTTCGGCTGGCTGCTCTTTCCCGAGCATGCGATGTGGGTGGTGCTGACCGCTTTCCTGGTGTGCTCGGGCAACCGGGGGCGCGGGGACGTCGTGCACAAGAGCGCCCTCCGCGTGGTGGGGGCCCTCGCCGGAACGATCGCTGCCGTCGCGTTGACCGCTGCCGCCCCGCACGCCTCCGGCTTCGGCGGCATCGTCATCATCTTCGTCGCGCTCTTCGCCGGTACCTGGCTGCGCGCGTACAGCTATGCCTTCTGGGCACTCACCGTGACGCTCGTCCTGACGCTTCTTCAGCAGCTGACTGGAACGGCATCGCTCACCGGCGAGACCGGGATGCTGGCCGAGCGGATGCTGGCGATCATCCTCGGCGCCGCGCTCGGCATCGCCGCCAGCTGGTTCGTGCTGCCCGTGCGCAGCATCGACGTCCTGCGGCGCCGGCTCTCGGAGCTGCTGACGACGGTTGGGGCGGCGATCGCTGCGCCGTCGGACGACGAGGAGGAGCGGACCCGCGCGGTCGCCGCCGTGCAGGCGTCAGCGGCGCGCGTCGAGCAACTGGCGCCGGCGCATCGCGCGCGGCGGCTGCTCCGACACCCAGGCCGCACGAACACGTCGCGGCCCGTGCTGCCGATCGACTGCATCGACGCCGCTGCCGACCTCCCGGACGCCCTCGACGAGCATCTCTCCCGACGCGGACCGGAGGATGCCGACCGCGCGCTCACCGCAGTCAAGCGCGCCCGCGCGACCCTCGCATCCCCTCCGGAGCTCGCCCGCGTCCGCGCGGCCCTCGTCGCCCTCGCGGCCGCGCTGCGCGCATCCCCCGCCCCCTGA
- a CDS encoding GyrI-like domain-containing protein, with translation MTVKTDLKKELGLYAPRRGRFEVVTVPPLRYLMVDGHGDPNTSDEYRDAIQTIFPLAYALKFLSKRSLDRDYTVMPLEALWWADDMASFTSARDKSQWHWTALTLVPDWITDAHVEEATATLRSKGGAPRLDELRVETLDEGLSVQTLHVGSYDDEAPVLAELHDVFIPDAGLTMTGRHHEIYLSDARRTAPEKLRTILRQPVTRAD, from the coding sequence GTGACCGTGAAGACCGACCTGAAGAAGGAGCTGGGGCTCTACGCTCCCCGGCGCGGGCGCTTCGAGGTCGTCACCGTTCCGCCGCTGCGCTACCTGATGGTGGACGGCCACGGCGACCCGAACACCTCGGACGAGTACCGGGATGCGATCCAGACGATCTTCCCGCTCGCCTACGCGCTGAAGTTCCTCAGCAAGCGCAGCCTCGACCGCGACTACACCGTCATGCCGCTGGAGGCGCTGTGGTGGGCGGACGACATGGCGTCCTTCACGAGTGCCCGCGACAAGTCCCAGTGGCACTGGACCGCGCTCACCCTCGTCCCCGACTGGATCACCGACGCGCACGTCGAGGAGGCGACGGCGACCCTGCGGAGCAAGGGCGGCGCCCCGCGCCTGGACGAGCTGCGCGTCGAGACCCTCGACGAAGGGCTGAGTGTGCAGACCCTCCACGTCGGCTCCTACGACGACGAGGCGCCGGTGCTGGCCGAGCTGCACGACGTGTTCATCCCGGATGCGGGACTCACGATGACCGGGCGCCACCACGAGATCTACCTGAGCGACGCCCGGAGGACGGCGCCGGAGAAGCTGCGGACGATCCTGCGGCAGCCGGTCACCCGCGCCGACTAG
- a CDS encoding zinc-binding dehydrogenase: protein MHALVHHEFGDPAEVLAVEERPLPQPGAGEVRVRMLLSPIHNHDLWTVRGTYGFKPELPAQAGTEALGVVDAVGEGVEQLTVGQRVVTGGTFGVWAEYFVTRAAGLIPVPDGLPDESAAQLVSMPFSAISLLESLGLSEGDWLIQNAANGAVGRMVAQLGAARGLNVVGLVRRSAGVEELRAQGIERVVATDDAGWRDRLADITGGAPITAGVDSVGGSSAGDVLSTLAENGTLVVFGAMASPTLELASGDIIFKQATVKGFWGSVVSREMPADQRGRLFQELFARLQDGTLTLPVAGVHGLDDIAGAVAASGEAGRVGKVLLRP from the coding sequence ATGCACGCCCTGGTCCACCACGAGTTCGGCGACCCCGCCGAAGTGCTCGCGGTCGAAGAGCGTCCCCTCCCCCAGCCGGGCGCCGGCGAGGTCCGCGTGCGCATGCTGCTCTCGCCCATCCATAACCACGACCTGTGGACCGTGCGCGGCACCTACGGCTTCAAGCCCGAGCTTCCCGCGCAGGCCGGCACCGAGGCGCTCGGCGTCGTGGATGCGGTCGGCGAGGGCGTCGAGCAGCTCACGGTCGGCCAGCGGGTCGTCACCGGCGGGACGTTCGGCGTGTGGGCCGAGTACTTCGTCACCCGGGCCGCCGGCCTCATCCCCGTGCCCGATGGGCTCCCCGACGAGTCCGCCGCCCAGCTGGTGTCGATGCCGTTCAGCGCGATCAGCCTGCTCGAGTCGCTCGGCCTGAGCGAGGGCGACTGGCTCATCCAGAACGCCGCGAACGGCGCTGTCGGCCGGATGGTCGCCCAGCTCGGCGCCGCACGCGGGCTCAACGTCGTCGGTCTCGTCCGCCGGTCCGCCGGTGTGGAGGAGCTGCGCGCCCAGGGCATCGAGCGCGTCGTCGCGACCGACGACGCGGGCTGGCGCGACCGACTCGCCGACATCACCGGGGGCGCACCGATCACCGCGGGCGTCGACTCCGTCGGCGGCTCGTCGGCAGGGGATGTGCTCTCCACGCTCGCCGAGAACGGCACCCTCGTCGTGTTCGGCGCGATGGCATCGCCGACGCTCGAGCTCGCCTCCGGCGACATCATCTTCAAGCAGGCCACGGTCAAGGGCTTCTGGGGCAGCGTCGTCAGCCGCGAGATGCCGGCCGACCAGCGCGGGCGGCTCTTCCAGGAGCTGTTCGCCCGCCTCCAGGACGGCACGCTGACCCTCCCGGTCGCAGGCGTCCACGGGCTGGACGACATCGCCGGAGCCGTCGCCGCGAGCGGCGAGGCCGGACGCGTCGGCAAGGTGCTGCTGCGCCCCTGA
- a CDS encoding MarR family transcriptional regulator: protein MPVTDEMVCFSLYAATRATTQAYRTLLEPWGLTYPQYLVLITLWVEGEQTVGSLGEHLQLDSGTLSPLLRRMEQSGLVRRERRAGDERVVTVTLGERGQELRSELAHIPARIAAGTGLPDQQAAGALIDTLHRLTETMHAAAQPQAPAHNRTPSERN, encoded by the coding sequence ATGCCGGTGACCGATGAGATGGTGTGCTTCTCGCTCTACGCCGCCACGCGTGCCACCACGCAGGCGTACCGTACGCTCCTCGAGCCGTGGGGGCTCACCTACCCGCAGTACCTCGTCCTCATCACCCTCTGGGTCGAGGGCGAGCAGACCGTCGGGTCGCTGGGCGAACACCTGCAACTCGACTCGGGGACACTGTCCCCGCTGCTGCGGCGGATGGAGCAGTCCGGTCTCGTCCGGCGCGAACGCCGCGCGGGCGACGAGCGCGTCGTGACGGTGACGCTCGGCGAACGCGGCCAGGAGCTGCGCTCGGAGCTCGCCCACATCCCCGCCCGGATCGCGGCAGGCACCGGCCTGCCCGACCAGCAGGCGGCGGGCGCCCTCATCGACACCCTCCACCGGCTCACGGAGACCATGCACGCTGCAGCGCAGCCGCAGGCCCCCGCGCACAACAGAACACCCTCCGAAAGGAACTGA
- a CDS encoding ROK family protein has product MSGLPVVLAVDLGGTAMKGAVVREDGATVTETTLATPTDGILTALVGLLGELRRTAADDGHDVVGAGVATPGMLDEQRGLVHYASNLGWRDVPLLDILRSELHLPVAVGHDVRAAGLAERNSGAARGFGDFALVPIGTGVAAALVSSGGAVTGATGAAGEFGHIPVIPNGEPCTCGQRGCLEVYMSGAGVARRYRAAGGEALSTRRIVERLGVDPLADRIWSEALDVLAQGLNILTLLLDPGLIVLGGGVSHAGDALFGPLGERMSAGLAWRERPPVVQSALGGDAGRAGAALLAFDAAR; this is encoded by the coding sequence ATGAGCGGCCTCCCGGTCGTCCTGGCCGTCGACCTCGGCGGTACTGCGATGAAGGGCGCGGTCGTCCGCGAGGACGGCGCGACCGTGACGGAGACGACGCTCGCGACCCCGACGGACGGCATCCTCACCGCGCTCGTCGGCCTGCTCGGCGAGCTGCGCCGAACCGCGGCCGACGACGGTCACGACGTCGTCGGCGCGGGCGTCGCCACTCCGGGGATGCTCGACGAGCAGCGCGGTCTGGTGCACTACGCCTCCAACCTCGGCTGGCGCGACGTCCCCCTCCTCGACATCCTCCGCTCCGAGCTGCACCTGCCGGTGGCGGTCGGTCATGATGTGCGCGCCGCCGGGCTGGCGGAGCGCAACAGCGGAGCGGCGCGAGGCTTCGGCGACTTCGCGCTCGTGCCGATCGGCACGGGGGTCGCCGCCGCTCTCGTCTCGTCCGGCGGCGCCGTGACCGGCGCGACCGGCGCCGCCGGCGAGTTCGGCCACATCCCCGTCATCCCGAACGGCGAACCGTGCACCTGTGGCCAGCGCGGCTGCCTCGAGGTGTACATGTCCGGCGCGGGCGTGGCCCGGCGGTACCGGGCGGCGGGCGGGGAGGCGCTCAGCACCCGCCGTATCGTCGAGCGGCTCGGGGTAGACCCGCTCGCCGACCGCATCTGGTCGGAGGCGCTCGATGTGCTCGCGCAGGGCCTCAACATCCTGACCCTGCTGCTCGATCCCGGACTGATCGTGCTCGGCGGCGGGGTCTCGCACGCCGGCGACGCGCTCTTCGGGCCGCTCGGCGAGCGCATGTCGGCGGGGCTGGCCTGGCGGGAACGGCCGCCGGTCGTCCAGAGCGCCCTCGGCGGCGACGCCGGTCGTGCCGGGGCCGCCCTGCTGGCGTTCGACGCCGCGCGCTGA
- a CDS encoding aldo/keto reductase — protein sequence MASIPQLTLNDGNTIPQLGFGVYKIPEAETADAVVAALEAGYRHIDTAAFYENERGVGEGVRRSGLDRSDVFVTSKVWWTENGYDSTLRSFDASLERLGFETIDLFLIHWPAPRSDRYVDTWRALEKVREEGRARSIGVANFHTHHLDRLARETATVPAVNQVELHPWLPQAEVRAYDAAHGIVTEAWSPLARGRVLGDPVLDALAAKHGVTPAQVVIRWQLQLGNVVIPKSTSPERIRSNIDVFGFELDAEDLAAIATLESGERTGKDPDDLG from the coding sequence TTCGGCGTGTACAAGATCCCGGAGGCCGAGACGGCGGACGCTGTGGTGGCGGCGCTGGAGGCGGGGTATCGCCACATCGACACGGCGGCGTTCTACGAGAACGAGCGCGGGGTCGGCGAGGGCGTGCGACGCAGCGGGCTCGACCGGTCGGACGTGTTCGTCACGAGCAAGGTGTGGTGGACGGAGAACGGGTACGACTCGACCCTGCGGTCATTCGACGCCAGCCTGGAGAGGCTCGGCTTCGAGACGATCGACCTCTTCCTCATCCATTGGCCGGCGCCGCGCAGCGATCGCTACGTGGACACCTGGCGGGCGTTGGAGAAGGTGCGGGAGGAGGGTCGCGCGCGGTCGATCGGAGTGGCGAACTTCCACACGCATCACCTCGACCGGCTGGCGCGGGAGACCGCCACGGTGCCCGCGGTGAACCAGGTGGAGCTGCATCCCTGGCTCCCGCAGGCCGAGGTGCGCGCGTATGACGCGGCCCACGGGATCGTGACGGAGGCGTGGTCGCCGCTGGCGCGTGGGCGCGTGCTCGGCGACCCCGTCCTCGACGCGCTCGCCGCGAAGCACGGGGTGACGCCGGCGCAGGTGGTGATCCGGTGGCAGCTGCAGCTGGGCAACGTGGTCATCCCGAAGTCGACCTCGCCGGAGCGCATCCGGTCGAACATCGACGTCTTCGGCTTCGAGCTGGATGCGGAGGACCTGGCCGCTATCGCGACGCTCGAGTCGGGGGAGCGCACGGGCAAGGACCCGGACGACCTGGGCTGA